A window of the Roseovarius sp. S88 genome harbors these coding sequences:
- a CDS encoding YqgE/AlgH family protein — protein MDLTGKLLIAMPAMSDPRFAQSVVFMCAYSAEGAMGLIVNKPADGLSLHALLDQLDISHEDDSTDLPVHFGGPVENGRGFVLHDGAHHSSISTLEVNDAFGMTATLDILEDIASGQGPKQSLVALGYAGWGPGQLEAEISQNAWLTVEADPDLVFGPQDDCKWEAALNKLGVSSVTLSSEAGHA, from the coding sequence ATTGATCTGACCGGAAAACTGCTGATCGCCATGCCTGCCATGAGCGACCCCAGATTCGCGCAATCAGTGGTCTTCATGTGTGCCTACTCTGCCGAAGGCGCGATGGGCCTTATTGTCAACAAACCTGCAGACGGGCTGAGCCTTCATGCATTGCTGGACCAATTGGACATTTCCCACGAAGACGACTCGACAGACCTGCCAGTCCATTTCGGTGGCCCGGTCGAAAATGGCCGGGGCTTTGTTCTACATGATGGCGCGCATCATTCTTCCATATCGACACTGGAAGTGAACGACGCCTTTGGCATGACTGCGACACTTGATATTCTGGAGGACATCGCCAGCGGCCAGGGTCCAAAACAGAGCCTTGTGGCACTGGGCTATGCCGGTTGGGGACCGGGGCAACTTGAGGCGGAAATCTCCCAAAACGCTTGGCTGACCGTAGAGGCGGACCCGGATTTGGTTTTTGGGCCACAAGACGACTGCAAATGGGAAGCGGCACTCAACAAGCTTGGTGTCAGCTCAGTCACGCTCTCATCCGAAGCCGGTCACGCCTAA
- a CDS encoding sterol desaturase family protein: MTDAAHDPEADRWNHRPDDLVTLNPVFSWPLNPRAILRWYSGAWLQITALTVCFAISVMVYVLFLPPLEVMQSFAFGWMFTIWLINMVPQTLVAGGLHWWLYIRRGQDMKTKFDRRDLARNNGTFTFNNQVLDNIWWTLGSAMTVATVYQWVIFWAMANGFVPTITFASAPVWFMAWMFFIPMWSGLHFYWVHRLEHHPKLYKHVHAVHHRNVNVGPWSGISNHWFENCMYFTTYFVHLVVASHPLHVLFHIYFQQISPVLSHSGFEKLIPKDQPAARAGDFFHQLHHRYFECNYGTSEIPFDRWFGTYHDGTADATERTRAYKKQMYTR; the protein is encoded by the coding sequence ATGACAGACGCAGCACATGACCCAGAAGCCGACCGCTGGAACCATCGGCCGGATGACCTTGTCACGTTGAACCCGGTGTTCAGCTGGCCGCTCAATCCCCGCGCGATCTTGCGTTGGTATTCGGGCGCGTGGCTTCAGATCACGGCTTTGACGGTCTGTTTTGCCATTTCGGTGATGGTCTATGTTCTCTTCCTGCCGCCGTTGGAGGTGATGCAAAGTTTTGCGTTTGGCTGGATGTTTACGATCTGGCTGATCAACATGGTGCCTCAGACGTTGGTGGCTGGAGGCCTGCACTGGTGGCTCTACATTCGGCGCGGGCAGGATATGAAGACCAAGTTCGACCGCCGGGATCTGGCACGCAACAACGGGACGTTCACGTTCAACAATCAGGTTCTGGACAATATCTGGTGGACGTTGGGCAGCGCGATGACTGTGGCAACAGTCTATCAGTGGGTCATCTTCTGGGCGATGGCAAACGGCTTTGTCCCGACGATCACCTTCGCCAGCGCACCTGTGTGGTTCATGGCCTGGATGTTCTTCATCCCGATGTGGTCAGGCCTGCATTTCTACTGGGTGCATCGGCTGGAGCATCATCCAAAGCTCTATAAGCATGTCCATGCAGTGCATCATCGGAACGTCAATGTCGGACCGTGGTCCGGGATATCGAACCATTGGTTTGAGAACTGCATGTATTTCACGACCTATTTCGTTCATCTGGTTGTGGCCTCGCACCCGTTGCATGTGCTGTTCCATATTTATTTTCAGCAGATTAGCCCGGTTTTGTCGCATTCCGGATTCGAGAAACTGATCCCGAAAGATCAGCCTGCGGCGCGGGCCGGGGATTTCTTTCACCAGCTGCACCACCGGTATTTCGAGTGCAACTACGGCACCTCCGAGATCCCATTTGATCGGTGGTTTGGCACGTATCACGATGGCACGGCTGACGCGACCGAGCGCACGCGGGCCTATAAAAAGCAGATGTACACGCGGTAG
- a CDS encoding class II aldolase and adducin N-terminal domain-containing protein, with the protein MLQPKASETPNIAFWRERVELAASFRWTERLNFHEAVANHFSLAVNEDGTQFLMNPNQVHFSRIKASDLLLLDANDPETLGRPGAPDPSAWGLHGSVHRRCPHHRCLMHVHSIHATVLASLADSNLPPIDQNTATFFNRYVIDEDFGGLAFEDEGERCAAQLQDPSKKVMIMGNHGILVMGDTVADCFNRMYYFERAAETYIRALQTGQPMRVLSDEIAEKTAREIEEYPGQAERHLAELMAILDEEGSNYAN; encoded by the coding sequence ATGTTGCAGCCGAAAGCAAGTGAAACCCCTAATATCGCTTTTTGGCGTGAACGCGTGGAACTGGCTGCCAGTTTTCGCTGGACTGAACGGCTCAATTTTCACGAAGCGGTCGCCAATCATTTCAGCCTGGCTGTGAATGAGGACGGCACCCAGTTCTTGATGAATCCCAATCAGGTGCATTTCAGCCGGATCAAGGCCTCGGATTTGTTGCTGCTGGATGCCAACGATCCCGAAACGCTGGGCCGCCCCGGCGCTCCCGACCCCAGTGCCTGGGGCTTGCATGGGTCCGTACACCGGCGTTGCCCGCATCATCGGTGTCTGATGCATGTGCATTCCATTCACGCCACAGTGCTGGCGAGCCTTGCAGATAGCAACCTGCCGCCTATTGATCAGAACACGGCGACGTTTTTCAATCGCTATGTGATTGATGAAGATTTTGGCGGGCTGGCCTTTGAGGATGAGGGCGAACGCTGTGCCGCTCAGCTTCAGGATCCGTCCAAGAAAGTCATGATCATGGGCAATCACGGTATTCTGGTCATGGGCGACACCGTCGCGGATTGTTTTAACCGGATGTATTATTTTGAGCGTGCGGCAGAGACCTATATCCGTGCGCTGCAGACCGGACAGCCGATGCGGGTGCTGTCTGATGAGATTGCTGAAAAGACAGCACGCGAGATTGAAGAATATCCCGGACAGGCCGAGCGGCATCTGGCGGAACTGATGGCGATTCTTGATGAAGAAGGCTCAAACTACGCGAACTGA
- a CDS encoding LysR family transcriptional regulator: MYVSYIRMNNTGLPPLTWLRAFEAAARHLSFTLAAQELNLTQSAVSQHVRSLEAFLGRELFIRRTRALQLTEAGANYLPTLREAFDLLARGTRSFTGGDPGRTLLVQCNMAFSVFWLAPRLHRLYAAHPWLTLNISTAIWDPERTFHDAPVEIRLGRTGDMSQTALPLPPSTMYPVCAPDYQDDLIDLQTARLFDCSGMMGNWEYWCTATKTPFNMANTVNLASTYVVAMQAALHRAGICMSHDTLAADLVASGHLIRPFEGTAKLPEAYFLMAPARHDETPASRAFVDWLQSEFAKMHNNP; the protein is encoded by the coding sequence ATGTATGTATCGTATATACGGATGAACAACACCGGCCTCCCTCCTCTCACCTGGCTTCGCGCCTTTGAAGCTGCCGCGCGGCATCTGTCGTTCACCCTCGCCGCCCAAGAGCTCAACCTCACCCAATCCGCCGTCAGTCAACATGTCCGCAGCCTCGAAGCCTTTTTAGGTCGAGAATTGTTCATTCGCCGCACCCGCGCCTTGCAGCTGACAGAGGCTGGCGCGAATTATCTTCCTACGTTGCGAGAAGCCTTTGATTTACTAGCTCGCGGGACGCGGTCGTTCACCGGCGGCGATCCAGGACGCACGCTTCTGGTGCAGTGTAATATGGCGTTTTCCGTCTTCTGGCTCGCCCCGCGCCTGCACCGGCTTTATGCGGCGCATCCCTGGCTCACCCTCAACATTTCAACTGCCATTTGGGATCCTGAACGCACTTTCCATGATGCGCCGGTGGAGATCCGGCTTGGCCGTACCGGCGACATGTCCCAGACCGCCCTTCCTCTGCCTCCAAGCACGATGTACCCGGTCTGCGCCCCTGACTACCAAGACGATCTGATCGACCTGCAAACCGCGCGCCTCTTTGATTGCTCGGGCATGATGGGCAACTGGGAATACTGGTGCACCGCCACCAAAACACCCTTCAACATGGCCAACACCGTTAACCTTGCGTCGACCTATGTCGTCGCTATGCAAGCTGCCCTTCACCGTGCGGGCATCTGCATGAGCCACGACACACTTGCCGCCGATCTGGTCGCATCCGGGCATCTTATCCGCCCATTTGAAGGCACAGCCAAACTGCCCGAAGCCTATTTTCTTATGGCTCCGGCGCGCCATGATGAAACACCTGCCAGCCGTGCCTTCGTTGATTGGCTTCAATCCGAATTCGCGAAGATGCACAACAACCCGTGA
- a CDS encoding Hint domain-containing protein, with the protein MPIWYGYQNAIFGTQSTVNGSAVDYAFAPLLGGTWTWTGSTTNFAVRENDGATLFNGDPTNEQVSAQEQFGGVGEQVSELDGTFRQIIWDYTFEVTATDGTVYRVAVIDVDLNNDNDLNDTVGGQSEDGFYLIFPDGVPPPGQNYTVGNIVENDDFTPHLGLGAEIVCYAAGTLIDTPTGPCLVEHLKPGDVIETLDHGPQPVCWAGSVRVPALGKLAPIVFRAGAIGNERDLIVSPQHRMLLNDWRMELHFGTEEVFVRAMDLVDGDQIYRRPGGFVDYHHILLNQHEVIFAEGVESESLLPGECARSALGPKAVSEIKEVLSGLGQSLDTYGPAARRTLKSFEAELVTQGPNPKRAFQAHHLLQDRAHAH; encoded by the coding sequence ATGCCCATTTGGTACGGGTATCAGAACGCTATCTTTGGCACGCAAAGCACGGTTAACGGCTCTGCTGTCGACTACGCGTTTGCGCCGCTCTTGGGCGGCACGTGGACCTGGACAGGCTCAACCACCAACTTCGCAGTTCGAGAAAATGACGGAGCCACGCTCTTCAACGGTGACCCGACCAATGAACAAGTCTCTGCGCAGGAGCAGTTCGGCGGAGTCGGCGAACAGGTGTCTGAACTTGATGGAACCTTTCGCCAAATCATTTGGGATTACACCTTCGAAGTGACGGCCACCGACGGCACAGTTTATCGCGTTGCCGTCATTGATGTCGATCTAAACAACGATAACGACCTCAATGATACGGTTGGCGGACAGTCAGAAGACGGGTTTTATCTGATCTTCCCTGATGGTGTCCCACCGCCAGGCCAAAACTACACTGTTGGTAACATCGTCGAAAACGACGATTTCACACCGCACCTGGGCCTTGGCGCAGAAATTGTCTGCTACGCCGCCGGCACATTGATCGATACGCCAACTGGCCCATGCCTCGTGGAGCATCTCAAACCGGGTGACGTGATTGAAACTCTGGATCACGGACCACAGCCTGTGTGCTGGGCAGGTTCAGTGCGTGTTCCGGCCTTGGGCAAACTCGCTCCGATTGTCTTTCGTGCGGGCGCCATTGGCAACGAACGAGACCTCATTGTCTCTCCCCAACACCGCATGCTGTTGAATGACTGGCGTATGGAACTGCATTTTGGCACGGAAGAGGTCTTTGTAAGGGCGATGGACCTGGTAGATGGCGATCAGATTTACCGTCGCCCCGGCGGCTTTGTTGACTATCACCACATCCTGCTAAATCAGCACGAAGTGATCTTTGCCGAGGGCGTTGAGAGCGAAAGCCTTCTTCCTGGCGAATGCGCACGATCCGCGCTTGGTCCAAAAGCCGTATCGGAAATCAAAGAGGTCCTGTCCGGCCTTGGTCAAAGCCTCGACACCTACGGCCCTGCCGCCCGCCGCACATTAAAAAGCTTTGAAGCAGAGCTAGTGACCCAAGGGCCAAACCCAAAACGTGCGTTTCAAGCTCATCACCTCCTGCAGGACCGAGCGCATGCGCATTGA
- a CDS encoding FAD-binding oxidoreductase, whose protein sequence is MTDNPHPILVDLRAALGTGHVLTGTEAAPYTRDWTGQVHTHPLAVLRPANTSDVSKIMQLAHAHEVPVVPASGRTGLTKGTKADNQLLLSLDRLSTIREIRATGRIAIVEAGVILSQLHEAADRHDLIFPLTFGARGSAMMGGALSTNAGGSNVVRYGSTRGLCLGLEVVLADGRVLDLMSAVHKDNSGYNLRDLMIGAEGTLGIITAAVVRLMPKPRAYASAMLACPSVTAALDVLNTLQAETGGAVEAFEYMPASFIDAHLKRFPNARAPFEKRYDVNIFVELGALSSRDANPTPDGEIPARRHLEEVLANMLDSGALDDAVIAQNEAQRAEMWARREAAAELSRLHDPIVDNDIAVPVDRMEELLARIETRIRALDPGIKMLNVAHLGDGNLHFTAWPSTDDTDTHAAINRAVEEEAVTLGGSFSAEHGVGLSKLPAMARHKDKVALDVMRALKAALDPKNILNPGKVVPAADATQ, encoded by the coding sequence ATGACGGACAATCCTCATCCCATTCTGGTCGACCTGCGCGCGGCTCTCGGAACTGGCCATGTTTTGACCGGCACGGAGGCCGCACCTTATACGCGCGACTGGACTGGTCAGGTGCACACGCATCCTCTCGCCGTTCTGCGACCGGCAAATACAAGTGACGTCTCGAAGATCATGCAACTGGCTCATGCCCACGAGGTGCCTGTTGTCCCGGCGTCCGGACGCACTGGGTTGACCAAAGGAACCAAGGCCGACAACCAACTCCTTTTGTCACTCGACCGGCTGTCGACCATCCGCGAGATCCGCGCCACCGGGCGCATTGCCATCGTGGAGGCCGGGGTGATCCTGTCGCAACTGCACGAGGCCGCCGACAGGCATGACCTCATTTTTCCTCTCACGTTCGGAGCACGAGGATCCGCCATGATGGGCGGGGCTCTCTCGACCAATGCCGGCGGATCGAACGTTGTACGTTACGGCAGCACGCGTGGCCTGTGCCTGGGCCTGGAGGTCGTACTTGCAGACGGTCGGGTGCTTGATTTGATGAGTGCGGTCCACAAGGACAATTCCGGCTACAACCTGCGCGACCTGATGATCGGGGCCGAGGGCACACTTGGCATTATCACAGCCGCCGTGGTGCGACTTATGCCCAAACCACGCGCCTATGCGTCCGCCATGCTGGCCTGCCCTTCGGTGACTGCGGCCCTTGATGTGCTCAACACGCTTCAGGCCGAGACGGGCGGTGCTGTCGAGGCATTCGAATACATGCCTGCAAGTTTCATCGACGCGCATCTCAAACGGTTCCCCAATGCGCGCGCACCGTTTGAGAAACGTTACGATGTGAATATCTTTGTCGAACTGGGAGCGCTCTCATCCCGCGATGCAAACCCGACGCCAGACGGAGAAATCCCAGCCCGCAGACATCTGGAAGAGGTGCTGGCAAACATGCTGGACTCCGGTGCTCTCGACGACGCCGTCATCGCCCAGAATGAGGCCCAACGCGCCGAAATGTGGGCGCGTCGTGAAGCCGCCGCAGAACTCTCGCGCTTGCACGATCCTATTGTGGACAATGACATCGCGGTGCCTGTCGACCGCATGGAAGAGCTTCTGGCGCGGATCGAGACCCGCATTCGCGCACTGGATCCCGGCATCAAGATGCTCAACGTCGCGCATCTTGGCGATGGCAACCTGCACTTCACCGCCTGGCCCAGCACCGATGACACCGACACGCACGCCGCCATCAATCGGGCGGTGGAAGAAGAGGCCGTCACTCTCGGCGGGTCCTTCTCGGCCGAACATGGCGTGGGGCTTTCCAAGCTTCCGGCTATGGCACGTCACAAAGACAAGGTGGCGCTCGACGTGATGCGCGCGCTTAAAGCCGCATTAGACCCAAAAAACATCCTTAATCCCGGCAAGGTTGTCCCTGCTGCTGACGCCACCCAATAG
- a CDS encoding ammonium transporter: protein MEEQLAELAAKVAEMEAKGNLTNTMFAETYYYLTIPLMIIIHAGFLAYEMGASRAKNALSSGVKNILAFAFVIPAFYFFGWWVYWAFPTGFSFSAGPNGISGAEYASSIALAWGESAAYMGPNTEDQIDGVFWGAFTLFAATTASIMSGAVIERIQTVGFVILAIVLGGFSWTLAAAWGWHADGWLVQNWGVHDFGAAGLVHAVAAFFALGVLIVLGPRIGKFNADGTANELPGHNMPFTAMGLMLIVVGFWGFLMACLVVGGEAWSWGSNFTTIYGTPTNLGALSFNILMGVAGGIIGAWLFTRDPFWMMSGALAGLISVASGLDIYFPSLTFIIAIGAGVMLKPAAKILEGMGIDDAVGAVTVHGTMGIYGMLMLGIFASGYPAVMDFSVPEGSTVPTVSLVGQIVGAIVFVAIGLVTGLASALVLKMLGMLRVPEAAEIAGLDTVKVPAQAYPEGIAVSPPASQ, encoded by the coding sequence ATGGAAGAACAACTCGCGGAACTCGCGGCCAAGGTGGCCGAGATGGAGGCGAAGGGGAATCTGACGAACACCATGTTCGCAGAGACATATTACTATCTCACGATCCCCTTGATGATCATCATTCACGCAGGCTTCTTGGCCTATGAAATGGGGGCATCCCGCGCCAAAAACGCGCTCTCATCAGGCGTCAAAAACATTCTGGCCTTCGCATTCGTGATCCCGGCCTTCTATTTCTTTGGCTGGTGGGTCTACTGGGCTTTCCCAACGGGCTTCTCATTTTCGGCAGGACCCAATGGGATTTCCGGTGCGGAATATGCAAGCTCCATCGCGCTCGCCTGGGGTGAATCGGCGGCCTACATGGGTCCGAACACCGAAGATCAGATTGACGGTGTGTTCTGGGGCGCCTTCACACTCTTTGCCGCCACGACAGCCTCGATCATGTCAGGCGCTGTGATTGAGCGCATTCAAACCGTGGGCTTTGTCATTCTTGCGATCGTTCTGGGTGGGTTCAGCTGGACGCTGGCCGCGGCCTGGGGCTGGCATGCGGATGGCTGGCTGGTGCAAAACTGGGGCGTTCATGACTTTGGTGCAGCCGGTCTTGTGCACGCTGTTGCGGCCTTCTTTGCCTTGGGTGTGCTGATTGTACTTGGACCGCGCATCGGCAAATTCAATGCAGATGGCACGGCCAACGAGCTGCCGGGCCACAACATGCCCTTCACAGCCATGGGCCTCATGCTCATCGTCGTGGGCTTCTGGGGCTTCCTGATGGCCTGTCTCGTGGTCGGCGGAGAAGCCTGGTCCTGGGGCTCAAACTTTACGACCATCTATGGCACACCGACAAACCTCGGCGCGCTGAGCTTCAACATCCTTATGGGTGTCGCAGGCGGCATCATCGGGGCGTGGCTCTTTACACGTGATCCATTCTGGATGATGTCCGGTGCTCTGGCGGGTCTGATCTCGGTGGCCTCTGGTCTCGACATCTACTTCCCGTCGCTGACCTTCATCATCGCGATTGGCGCGGGTGTCATGCTGAAACCCGCAGCCAAGATCCTCGAAGGCATGGGCATTGACGATGCGGTGGGCGCTGTGACGGTTCACGGCACCATGGGCATCTACGGAATGCTGATGCTTGGCATCTTCGCCTCAGGCTACCCTGCCGTCATGGACTTCTCGGTTCCAGAAGGCAGCACGGTTCCAACCGTAAGCCTCGTGGGTCAGATTGTCGGCGCAATCGTGTTTGTTGCCATCGGCCTGGTCACTGGCTTGGCAAGCGCATTGGTGCTCAAAATGCTTGGCATGCTGCGTGTTCCAGAAGCGGCCGAGATCGCGGGTCTCGACACGGTCAAAGTGCCGGCACAGGCCTATCCCGAAGGCATCGCGGTTTCACCGCCGGCGTCGCAATAA
- a CDS encoding alpha/beta hydrolase family esterase — translation MKRFIALIFALSLFPLSAHACGADTDCALGDRTYRIQMPDTAGDKPAALIFAHGYKGSARGTMRNKSLAALAERLGVALVAPDAIMDDWSIPNAPGQSTSPDVDEIAYFDALKEALISKHNIDPDRIVVAGFSAGGMMVWNLLCARPDDYAGFIPIAGTFWAPEPTSCDTPAANIIHIHGTSDTIVPLTGRPIAETHQGDVNKTVAMYIANGGYSASDSPDMTPDLSCESWRSEQEATMTKCLHDGGHSFKADHIKAAWKTLMSGN, via the coding sequence ATGAAACGTTTTATTGCTCTGATTTTTGCCCTGTCCCTGTTCCCGCTTTCGGCGCACGCCTGCGGGGCAGACACTGACTGCGCGCTTGGCGACCGAACCTACCGCATTCAAATGCCGGACACTGCAGGCGACAAACCCGCCGCCCTGATCTTTGCGCATGGCTACAAAGGCTCGGCGCGAGGTACAATGCGCAACAAGTCGCTTGCGGCCCTAGCTGAACGGCTCGGCGTAGCGCTTGTCGCCCCCGATGCCATAATGGACGACTGGTCCATCCCCAACGCGCCGGGGCAAAGCACCTCACCCGATGTCGACGAAATTGCCTATTTCGATGCGCTCAAAGAAGCGCTCATCTCGAAACACAACATCGATCCCGACCGCATCGTTGTTGCAGGGTTTTCTGCTGGCGGCATGATGGTCTGGAACCTCCTCTGCGCCCGCCCGGATGACTATGCCGGGTTCATCCCCATTGCTGGCACCTTCTGGGCCCCTGAGCCGACAAGCTGCGATACGCCCGCGGCAAACATCATCCATATCCATGGCACATCAGACACGATCGTACCCCTCACCGGTCGGCCCATCGCAGAAACCCATCAGGGCGACGTGAACAAAACAGTGGCCATGTACATCGCGAACGGTGGTTACAGCGCGTCCGACAGCCCCGATATGACCCCGGATCTGAGTTGCGAAAGCTGGCGCAGTGAACAGGAAGCAACGATGACAAAATGCCTGCATGATGGGGGGCACAGCTTCAAAGCGGATCACATCAAGGCGGCGTGGAAGACCCTTATGTCAGGGAATTAA
- a CDS encoding SRPBCC family protein produces MTGAPDPAGFGPSARVDCVIENTLPKVWDIFVPVSLPDLFPKAKGPIPPVVDVQDQTGRWDEVGQTRTVVMGDGNTAREEITYSDPNGGRAAERMAEFAYTVSGFTGPFSWLVKSAHGRWVFTAQSSETQVVWTYGFRATTILTRPLVALLAATFWRAYMHDGLGHFKALAERG; encoded by the coding sequence TTGACTGGCGCGCCTGATCCGGCGGGGTTCGGGCCATCGGCGCGTGTGGACTGCGTCATAGAAAATACGTTGCCCAAAGTCTGGGATATCTTCGTTCCTGTCTCCCTTCCAGACCTCTTTCCCAAGGCCAAGGGCCCTATTCCGCCGGTGGTGGATGTGCAGGATCAGACCGGGCGTTGGGATGAGGTTGGTCAAACCCGGACCGTGGTTATGGGCGATGGCAACACGGCGCGAGAAGAGATCACCTATAGCGATCCCAATGGGGGACGGGCGGCAGAGCGTATGGCGGAGTTTGCCTATACGGTGTCGGGGTTTACCGGGCCGTTTTCGTGGCTGGTGAAATCTGCGCATGGGCGGTGGGTTTTTACCGCGCAGTCCAGTGAGACACAGGTGGTGTGGACTTATGGCTTTCGCGCAACGACTATCCTGACGCGTCCTCTTGTGGCCCTATTGGCCGCTACGTTTTGGCGGGCGTATATGCACGATGGCTTGGGCCATTTCAAAGCCTTGGCCGAGCGTGGTTAA
- the hemC gene encoding hydroxymethylbilane synthase, with protein MTQELPTPSAPLKIGTRGSPLALAQAHETRMRLSKAFDLSEDCFEIHVIKTTGDRVLDRPLKEIGGKGLFTREIEDAMLSGEIDIAVHSMKDMPVEQPGGLVLDTYLPREDVRDAFVSPHFDGLQALPEGTKVGTSSLRRKAQVLVKFPRLEVVEFRGNVQTRLKKLEDGVAGCTFLAMAGLNRLGQSEVAKGAIAPEDMLPAVAQGAIGIERRVDDTRVADMLAAIHDGPTGQRLAAERAFLAALDGSCETPIAGLAELEGGSIRLRGEILRPDGSESLEDEATAPIEDGAALGAELANGLLKRAGEGFFDWRA; from the coding sequence ATGACACAAGAATTGCCCACTCCGTCCGCGCCGCTCAAGATCGGCACCCGTGGTTCGCCCCTGGCTCTGGCTCAGGCGCATGAAACAAGAATGCGCCTTTCCAAGGCGTTCGACCTGTCGGAAGACTGTTTTGAAATCCATGTCATCAAAACAACCGGAGACCGGGTTTTGGACCGGCCTTTGAAAGAGATTGGCGGTAAGGGATTGTTCACGCGTGAGATCGAAGATGCGATGCTGTCAGGTGAAATTGACATTGCTGTGCATTCCATGAAGGACATGCCGGTGGAACAGCCCGGTGGGCTGGTGCTTGATACGTATCTGCCGCGCGAGGATGTGCGCGATGCGTTTGTCTCACCGCATTTCGATGGACTTCAGGCGTTGCCGGAGGGCACCAAGGTCGGCACGTCGAGCCTGCGCCGCAAGGCACAGGTTTTGGTCAAATTCCCCCGTCTTGAGGTGGTGGAGTTTCGCGGCAATGTGCAGACCCGGCTGAAAAAGCTTGAAGATGGCGTGGCAGGTTGCACGTTTCTGGCAATGGCAGGGTTGAACCGGCTGGGGCAGTCAGAGGTGGCCAAGGGGGCGATTGCGCCTGAGGATATGCTGCCGGCTGTTGCGCAAGGGGCCATTGGAATTGAGCGGCGTGTGGATGACACCCGCGTGGCCGATATGCTGGCGGCCATTCATGACGGGCCAACCGGGCAAAGACTGGCGGCAGAGCGGGCGTTTCTGGCGGCTCTCGATGGGTCTTGTGAGACCCCGATTGCCGGGTTGGCAGAGCTGGAGGGCGGGTCAATCCGGTTGCGCGGCGAGATCCTGCGCCCGGATGGAAGCGAGAGCCTGGAAGATGAGGCCACCGCCCCGATTGAGGATGGCGCGGCTTTGGGTGCCGAACTGGCAAATGGATTGTTGAAGCGCGCGGGCGAAGGTTTCTTTGACTGGCGCGCCTGA
- the hemE gene encoding uroporphyrinogen decarboxylase yields MAPTKTILKALAGEVQDTPPIWMMRQAGRYLPEYRATRAEAGDFLSLCYNSDLATEVTLQPIRRYGFDAAILFADILLVPQALGADLWFVTGEGPRLSTITQQSEFDALKGADDLHDTLAPVYQTVRNLASSLPSETTLIGFAGAPWTVATYMIAGRGTPDQGPAHALKEENRPLFEAVMNRLTDATIVYLSAQIESGAEVVKIFDSWAGSLKGQDFEDFAVAPTKRIIESLKVKYPNTPIIAFPREGGDGYIGFHEKTGADCVAIDNSVSPEWAAEHVQVSGCVQGNLASSHMVTGGEDLVRETKAVVEAFRKGPHIFNLGHGITPDADPANVQLMIDTVREA; encoded by the coding sequence ATGGCGCCAACAAAAACCATCCTCAAAGCTCTCGCAGGCGAGGTGCAGGACACACCGCCCATCTGGATGATGCGCCAGGCTGGCCGTTACCTGCCCGAGTATCGCGCCACCCGCGCTGAGGCCGGGGATTTCCTGTCGCTCTGCTATAACTCGGATCTGGCCACGGAAGTGACGCTGCAACCGATCCGCCGCTATGGATTTGACGCCGCCATTCTCTTTGCCGACATTCTTCTGGTACCGCAGGCTTTGGGCGCTGATCTGTGGTTTGTCACGGGCGAAGGCCCGCGCCTCTCGACCATCACGCAGCAATCCGAGTTCGATGCCCTGAAAGGCGCCGACGACCTTCACGACACGCTCGCACCCGTCTATCAAACCGTGCGCAACCTCGCATCCTCTCTGCCCTCCGAGACCACATTAATCGGCTTTGCCGGGGCTCCCTGGACTGTGGCCACCTACATGATCGCCGGGCGTGGCACACCGGATCAAGGTCCCGCTCATGCGCTGAAAGAGGAAAACCGCCCGCTCTTTGAGGCCGTGATGAACCGGCTGACAGACGCCACAATCGTCTACCTCTCCGCACAGATCGAGTCGGGCGCAGAGGTAGTCAAAATCTTCGACAGCTGGGCAGGCTCCCTCAAAGGGCAGGACTTTGAAGATTTCGCCGTAGCGCCCACCAAACGCATCATCGAAAGTCTCAAGGTCAAATACCCCAACACGCCCATCATCGCCTTCCCCCGTGAAGGCGGCGACGGCTATATCGGTTTCCACGAAAAAACCGGTGCCGATTGCGTCGCGATCGACAATTCCGTCAGCCCCGAATGGGCCGCCGAGCATGTACAGGTCTCTGGCTGCGTACAGGGCAACCTCGCCTCGTCTCATATGGTCACCGGCGGCGAAGACCTCGTGCGCGAAACCAAGGCCGTGGTCGAGGCCTTCCGCAAAGGCCCCCACATCTTCAACCTTGGCCACGGGATTACACCAGATGCCGATCCTGCGAATGTGCAACTGATGATCGACACAGTGCGCGAGGCGTGA